One segment of Capnocytophaga sp. oral taxon 878 DNA contains the following:
- a CDS encoding peptidylprolyl isomerase, producing MNKKTIGTVLMMLLLATPLFAQNNPDRKKVEGVAAVVGDYLILESDIDKAYIDLNQQEVDTKNITRCQMLGKLMEDKLYAHQAVQDSIKLTDAEVREQVNQRIEYLIAQLGGDIKKLLEFYRKDDEQSMRDELFNILKLNQLAQRMKQQIVKDVEVTPEEVRNFFNAIPAEERPHFGTELEIAQIVVNPVAPKSSVQKVIDQLNEIKEDVEKNGMSFATKAILYSQDRATGGQELTFNRNSAFDKAFKDVAFTLQEGEISKPFESSFGWHIIQMVKIRGKEVSVRHILIMPDIPDEALNEAKEKIAKIRQRIIDKELTFDEAARNFSDEKETRNDGGQLINPEDLSSRFELTRIEPSLYARISDLKDNEVSVPFLDEDRTGKKSYRIYKITNRIDEHQADFTKDYVKIQDLALKEKQLKAVTKWMKEHIEKTYIAIKGEYRNCKFENNWLKK from the coding sequence ATGAATAAAAAAACTATTGGTACAGTCCTTATGATGTTATTATTAGCAACTCCGCTTTTTGCTCAGAACAATCCTGATCGTAAAAAGGTGGAAGGAGTAGCTGCTGTAGTAGGAGATTATTTGATATTGGAATCGGACATTGATAAGGCATATATTGATTTGAATCAGCAGGAAGTAGATACAAAAAATATTACCCGTTGCCAAATGTTGGGCAAGCTGATGGAAGATAAACTTTATGCACACCAAGCAGTGCAAGATAGTATCAAACTTACAGATGCTGAGGTACGTGAGCAAGTAAACCAACGTATTGAATACCTTATAGCTCAGTTAGGTGGTGATATTAAAAAGTTGTTGGAATTCTATCGGAAAGATGATGAACAATCAATGCGAGATGAGCTTTTTAATATCTTGAAGCTGAACCAACTGGCTCAGAGAATGAAACAACAGATTGTAAAAGATGTTGAGGTAACGCCTGAAGAAGTGCGTAACTTCTTTAATGCTATTCCTGCTGAAGAACGTCCGCATTTTGGTACTGAGCTTGAGATTGCTCAAATAGTGGTGAATCCTGTGGCGCCTAAAAGTTCTGTACAGAAAGTAATAGACCAACTGAATGAAATTAAAGAAGATGTAGAGAAAAACGGAATGAGTTTTGCTACTAAAGCAATTCTTTATTCACAAGATCGTGCTACAGGAGGGCAAGAACTTACTTTTAACCGTAACTCTGCTTTTGATAAGGCTTTTAAAGATGTAGCTTTCACTTTACAAGAAGGAGAAATATCAAAACCTTTTGAGTCTAGTTTTGGTTGGCATATTATACAGATGGTAAAGATACGAGGTAAAGAAGTGAGTGTACGTCATATTCTTATAATGCCTGATATACCTGATGAAGCTTTGAATGAAGCAAAAGAGAAAATAGCTAAAATTCGCCAACGTATAATTGATAAAGAACTTACTTTTGATGAAGCGGCGCGTAACTTCTCGGATGAGAAAGAGACTCGTAATGATGGAGGACAACTTATTAACCCTGAAGACCTTTCATCCCGTTTTGAGCTTACACGTATTGAACCTTCATTATATGCACGTATATCAGACTTGAAAGATAATGAAGTATCTGTACCTTTCCTTGATGAGGATAGGACAGGCAAAAAGAGCTATCGTATTTATAAAATTACTAATCGTATTGATGAACATCAAGCTGATTTCACTAAAGATTATGTAAAGATACAAGATTTGGCACTGAAAGAAAAACAGCTTAAAGCTGTTACCAAATGGATGAAAGAACATATTGAAAAAACTTATATAGCAATAAAAGGAGAATACCGTAACTGTAAGTTTGAAAATAATTGGTTGAAAAAGTGA
- a CDS encoding non-canonical purine NTP diphosphatase encodes MILVFATHNTHKLKEIQALLPQTIEVLSLNDINCTEDIPETAFTIEENALLKAKYINEKYGYSVFADDTGLEVAALNNAPGVFSARYAGEHTNDTENVQLLLKNMENVINRQAQFKTIIALCWENKTYTFEGIAKGTIAEKTLGDNGFGYDPIFIPDGYTRTFAQLSAQEKNRISHRAKAFEKLLHFFKQMS; translated from the coding sequence ATGATTTTAGTTTTTGCAACCCATAACACTCATAAATTGAAAGAAATTCAGGCTTTGTTACCTCAAACTATTGAGGTGCTAAGCCTGAATGATATTAATTGTACTGAAGATATTCCTGAAACAGCTTTTACTATTGAAGAGAATGCTCTGCTAAAGGCTAAGTATATAAATGAAAAGTATGGATATAGTGTATTTGCTGATGACACAGGCTTAGAAGTAGCTGCTCTTAATAATGCTCCTGGAGTATTTTCAGCACGTTATGCAGGGGAACATACGAATGATACTGAGAATGTACAGCTTCTTTTGAAAAATATGGAGAATGTGATCAATAGACAAGCTCAGTTCAAGACTATTATTGCTTTGTGCTGGGAAAATAAAACTTATACTTTTGAAGGGATTGCTAAAGGCACTATAGCTGAGAAAACTTTGGGAGATAATGGTTTTGGTTATGATCCTATTTTTATTCCTGACGGTTATACACGAACTTTTGCTCAGCTTTCAGCTCAAGAAAAGAATCGTATAAGCCATCGTGCTAAAGCATTTGAAAAACTATTGCACTTTTTTAAGCAGATGAGTTAA
- a CDS encoding cysteine desulfurase family protein — MKIYFDNAASTPLYPEVIDRMTEVLNNTYGNPSATHAFGRSAKSVIESSRKNIAQQFKAHPSELIFTSGGTEANNFILNGAVRYLNVEVIISSVIEHHSVFNTLKILQKEHSIILEYVKLTEKGEVCLDNLQVLLQKYIGKNILVSLMHINNEIGNILPLKEVATICKKYNAYFHSDTVQSVGHYPIDLQEIPIDFITASAHKFHGPKGIGFAFVRKGITLHSLITGGEQEKGLRAGTEAVHNIAGMEIAITKSYEQLEKNIVYLKYYKNKFITEIQKNFPDILLNGNSGELTKGAYTIVNIGFPSFKQRNDTLLFQLDLKGVACSKGSACQSGSVEKSHVLSAFLLAEQLQYPSLRFSFSVFNTEEEIDIFMTILREIAQS, encoded by the coding sequence ATGAAAATCTATTTTGATAATGCTGCTAGTACTCCTCTATATCCCGAGGTGATTGATAGAATGACAGAAGTGTTAAACAATACTTATGGGAATCCTTCAGCTACACATGCATTTGGTAGAAGTGCAAAATCAGTAATAGAGAGTAGTAGAAAAAACATAGCACAACAATTTAAAGCACATCCATCGGAGCTGATTTTTACATCTGGAGGGACAGAAGCTAATAATTTTATTTTAAATGGAGCAGTACGTTATTTGAATGTAGAGGTAATTATTAGTTCAGTTATAGAGCACCATTCAGTATTTAATACACTAAAAATATTACAAAAAGAACACTCAATAATACTTGAATATGTAAAACTTACTGAAAAAGGGGAAGTATGCCTTGATAATTTGCAAGTTTTGTTACAAAAATATATTGGTAAAAATATATTAGTAAGCTTGATGCATATTAATAATGAGATTGGAAACATTTTACCATTAAAAGAGGTGGCTACTATTTGTAAAAAGTATAATGCTTATTTTCACTCAGATACAGTTCAATCAGTGGGGCATTACCCTATTGATTTACAAGAAATTCCAATAGATTTTATAACAGCTTCAGCTCATAAGTTTCATGGTCCTAAAGGTATAGGTTTTGCTTTTGTTAGAAAAGGAATAACCTTACATAGTCTTATTACTGGTGGTGAGCAAGAAAAAGGGTTGCGTGCAGGTACAGAAGCAGTACATAATATTGCAGGAATGGAAATAGCAATTACTAAAAGTTATGAACAGTTAGAAAAAAATATTGTTTATCTGAAATATTATAAAAACAAATTTATTACAGAAATACAAAAAAACTTCCCTGATATTTTGCTAAATGGAAACTCAGGAGAACTTACTAAAGGAGCTTATACTATTGTAAATATAGGGTTTCCATCATTCAAACAAAGAAATGATACTTTGTTATTTCAGCTAGATTTGAAAGGAGTGGCTTGTTCCAAGGGGAGTGCTTGCCAAAGCGGTAGTGTAGAAAAGTCACATGTACTATCAGCTTTTTTGCTAGCTGAGCAACTGCAATATCCATCATTGCGTTTTTCATTTTCTGTGTTTAATACAGAAGAGGAAATAGATATTTTTATGACAATATTGAGAGAAATAGCACAGAGCTAG
- a CDS encoding SLC13 family permease: MYITLIILLISSLFFMSGKVRSDLVAMCVLVFLVLFDILSPEEALSGFSDKVVVMMIGLFVVGGAIFQTGLAKMMSSKILRLAGDSEVKLLVLVMLVTAFIGAFVSNTGTVALMMPIVVSMAMSGSINSSRLLMPMAFASSMGGMMTLIGTPPNLIIDGELVKNGYDKLTFFSFTPVGLVCLLVGMFVLIPITKIFLTKKGEGKTDKSKGGKSLNDLVGEYQLSKNLYRVLVGEHTLFKGMTLKEINLSQRYHISVLEIRRKPASNNPFFKTGTQEVVNADTVIYEGDILYLRGDFEAIEQMNIDNKLNFLDTHHPEQQLSNELHFHDIGIAEVLIMPASKFVNTPISESKLREHYGLNILGIQRQDTYILKNLKDEKMHAGDILLVQGAWEHIAKMDAERSQLVVLGQPLAEASKVTLTHKAPIAALIMIGMVVAMMFDFIPVAPVTAVLIASLLMVITGALRNIEAAYKTINWESIVLIAGMLPMALALEKTGVSALVSQALVGSFGDKSPYVLLAGVYFTTSLMTMFISNTATAVLLAPIAMKTALSLGLQPHAFLFAVAVGASMCFASPFSTPPNALVMSAGRYTFMDYIKVGLPLQIIMGIVMIFVFPLLFPF; encoded by the coding sequence ATGTATATAACACTTATTATTTTACTAATATCATCACTTTTTTTTATGAGCGGCAAAGTCCGTTCGGACTTGGTTGCAATGTGTGTCTTAGTGTTTTTGGTGCTATTTGATATTTTGAGTCCTGAAGAAGCTTTATCAGGTTTCTCAGATAAGGTAGTAGTGATGATGATAGGTTTGTTTGTAGTAGGGGGAGCTATTTTTCAAACAGGATTAGCTAAGATGATGAGTAGCAAAATATTGCGTTTAGCAGGTGATAGTGAGGTTAAGTTACTTGTTTTAGTGATGTTAGTAACGGCCTTTATAGGGGCTTTTGTAAGCAATACTGGTACAGTAGCCCTAATGATGCCTATAGTAGTTAGTATGGCTATGAGTGGAAGTATTAATAGTAGTCGGTTACTGATGCCTATGGCTTTTGCAAGTAGTATGGGGGGGATGATGACCCTGATAGGAACTCCTCCAAACTTGATAATTGATGGTGAATTGGTGAAAAATGGTTATGATAAACTTACATTTTTTTCATTTACTCCAGTAGGTTTAGTATGTTTATTAGTAGGAATGTTTGTACTAATACCTATTACTAAAATCTTTTTAACCAAAAAAGGAGAGGGGAAAACTGATAAAAGCAAAGGAGGAAAATCACTGAATGATTTGGTGGGTGAGTACCAATTGTCAAAGAATTTGTATAGGGTATTGGTAGGCGAGCATACTTTATTTAAAGGGATGACATTGAAAGAGATTAATTTATCACAACGCTATCATATTTCAGTATTAGAAATAAGAAGGAAGCCTGCTTCTAACAATCCTTTTTTTAAGACAGGAACTCAAGAAGTAGTAAATGCTGATACTGTTATTTATGAAGGAGATATACTATATTTACGTGGTGATTTTGAGGCTATTGAGCAAATGAATATAGATAATAAATTGAATTTTCTTGATACTCATCATCCTGAACAACAATTGTCCAATGAATTGCACTTTCATGATATTGGAATAGCCGAAGTACTAATAATGCCCGCCTCTAAATTTGTAAATACTCCAATTAGTGAAAGTAAACTGCGTGAGCATTATGGTTTGAATATTTTAGGCATTCAAAGACAAGATACTTATATACTTAAGAATTTAAAAGATGAGAAAATGCATGCTGGCGATATTCTATTAGTACAAGGTGCTTGGGAACATATAGCTAAAATGGATGCTGAACGCAGTCAGTTAGTAGTATTAGGACAACCTCTTGCAGAAGCCTCAAAGGTAACACTTACTCATAAAGCACCTATTGCAGCCCTTATAATGATAGGAATGGTAGTAGCTATGATGTTTGATTTTATACCAGTAGCACCTGTAACAGCAGTACTTATAGCTTCTCTTTTAATGGTTATTACAGGAGCTTTGCGTAATATAGAGGCTGCTTATAAAACTATTAACTGGGAAAGTATTGTACTTATTGCTGGTATGTTACCAATGGCATTAGCATTAGAAAAAACAGGAGTTTCAGCTTTGGTTTCCCAAGCTTTGGTAGGTAGTTTTGGAGATAAGAGTCCCTATGTATTATTAGCAGGTGTATATTTCACGACCTCATTAATGACTATGTTCATTAGCAATACAGCAACAGCAGTATTATTAGCTCCAATAGCAATGAAAACAGCTTTATCATTAGGTTTGCAGCCTCACGCCTTTTTGTTTGCTGTAGCAGTAGGAGCAAGTATGTGTTTTGCTTCACCATTTTCTACTCCACCCAATGCATTAGTTATGTCGGCTGGGCGTTATACCTTTATGGATTATATCAAAGTAGGTTTACCTCTACAAATCATAATGGGTATTGTAATGATATTTGTTTTTCCATTATTGTTTCCATTTTAA
- a CDS encoding DUF6722 family protein, with product MKKRISDYLLDVSKYVLAGLFIVPLISKNLLCDESCLIAAIVVVSFLLIGLYLSKQKKNSNNNKASNTNRNKNFRKTKNTSNKKVSDQVKP from the coding sequence ATGAAGAAAAGGATTTCAGATTATTTGTTAGATGTATCGAAGTATGTATTAGCAGGGCTTTTTATAGTACCTCTTATTAGTAAAAATTTACTTTGTGATGAATCTTGTTTGATAGCTGCTATAGTTGTGGTAAGTTTTCTTTTAATAGGTTTATATCTTTCAAAACAAAAAAAGAACTCTAATAACAATAAGGCAAGCAATACAAACAGAAATAAAAACTTTAGAAAAACCAAAAACACTAGTAATAAAAAAGTATCTGACCAAGTAAAACCCTAA
- a CDS encoding ABC transporter ATP-binding protein, whose amino-acid sequence MSLLQIKDIKRDFRLGSEVLHVLKGINLTIEKGEYVALMGPSGSGKSTLMNILGCLDTPTSGEYILNGKDVSKMTDAELADIRNKEIGFVFQTFNLMPRTTALDNVALPMVYAGVNKEKRHERAKEVLRLVGLEDRMLHKPNELSGGQRQRVAVARALVNHPSIILADEPTGNLDSKTSYEIMNLFNEIYQNGNTVILVTHEEDIAQYAQRIIRLKDGLIESDNPKI is encoded by the coding sequence ATGAGCCTATTACAAATTAAAGATATTAAACGTGATTTTAGGTTAGGATCTGAAGTTTTACATGTGTTAAAAGGTATTAATCTCACTATTGAAAAAGGAGAATATGTAGCTTTGATGGGGCCTTCAGGTTCAGGAAAATCTACCTTGATGAACATATTAGGGTGCTTAGATACACCTACATCCGGAGAGTATATATTGAATGGTAAAGATGTAAGCAAAATGACTGATGCTGAACTAGCAGATATACGCAATAAAGAAATAGGTTTTGTATTTCAAACTTTTAACTTGATGCCACGTACTACTGCTTTAGATAATGTAGCTTTACCTATGGTTTATGCAGGTGTGAATAAGGAAAAGCGTCATGAACGAGCTAAAGAAGTACTTAGATTAGTAGGATTGGAAGATCGTATGCTTCATAAACCTAATGAATTATCAGGAGGGCAACGCCAAAGGGTGGCTGTAGCACGTGCTTTGGTAAATCATCCTTCTATTATTTTAGCTGATGAGCCTACAGGTAACCTTGATTCAAAAACTTCATACGAGATAATGAACCTTTTTAATGAAATCTACCAAAATGGTAATACCGTTATTTTAGTAACTCACGAAGAAGATATAGCCCAATATGCTCAACGTATTATTCGCTTAAAAGATGGGCTTATAGAGTCTGATAATCCTAAAATTTAA
- a CDS encoding AIR synthase related protein: MEVSKRYAQRGVSAAKDEVHKAIKNINKGLFPKSFCKIVPDYLTNDDAYCLVMHADGAGTKSALAYMYWKETGDLSVWKGIAQDALIMNIDDLLCVGAVDNIMLSSTIGRNKNLIPGEVISAIINGTEELLAELSTFGVHIHSTGGETADVGDLVRTIIVDSTVTARMPRHKVIDNANIKAGNVIVGLASYGQATYEKEYNGGMGSNGLTSARHDVFAKILASKYPESYDAAVPDELVYAGTKKLTDRVEGSPLNAGKLVLSPTRTYAPIIKKILEKYDNSQIHGMVHCSGGAQTKILHFVENLHIIKDNLFSVPPLFKLIQEESGTDWKEMYQVFNCGHRMELYVDEDIAQDIIAISESFGVEAQIVGRVEASDSRCLTIQSEYGTFEY; encoded by the coding sequence ATGGAAGTAAGCAAACGTTATGCACAGCGCGGTGTATCGGCTGCGAAAGATGAAGTGCATAAAGCTATTAAAAATATTAATAAAGGATTGTTTCCGAAATCCTTCTGCAAAATAGTGCCGGATTATCTTACGAATGATGATGCGTATTGCCTTGTAATGCATGCGGATGGTGCTGGTACTAAATCGGCATTAGCGTATATGTACTGGAAGGAGACGGGTGACCTAAGTGTATGGAAGGGGATTGCACAAGATGCTCTTATTATGAATATTGACGACCTGCTATGTGTGGGGGCTGTGGATAATATAATGCTTTCGTCTACTATTGGGCGTAATAAGAATCTTATTCCTGGTGAGGTTATTTCGGCTATTATTAATGGAACGGAAGAGTTACTTGCTGAACTTTCAACTTTTGGGGTACATATCCACTCGACAGGAGGGGAAACGGCTGATGTAGGTGATTTGGTGCGTACTATTATTGTTGATTCGACAGTTACGGCACGTATGCCACGCCATAAGGTGATTGATAATGCTAATATTAAGGCAGGTAATGTAATAGTAGGGTTGGCGTCATACGGGCAAGCTACTTATGAGAAGGAATACAATGGAGGTATGGGTAGTAATGGGCTTACATCGGCACGCCACGATGTGTTTGCTAAGATTTTGGCAAGTAAATACCCCGAGAGTTATGATGCTGCTGTGCCTGATGAGCTGGTATATGCAGGTACTAAAAAACTTACTGATAGGGTAGAGGGTAGCCCCTTGAATGCAGGAAAATTGGTGCTATCACCTACGCGTACTTATGCTCCTATCATTAAAAAAATATTAGAAAAATACGATAATAGCCAGATACACGGAATGGTACATTGCAGTGGAGGGGCTCAAACTAAAATATTACATTTTGTAGAGAACCTTCATATTATAAAGGACAATCTGTTTAGTGTGCCGCCTCTTTTTAAGTTGATACAAGAAGAATCGGGGACGGATTGGAAGGAAATGTATCAAGTATTTAACTGTGGGCATCGTATGGAACTATATGTGGATGAGGATATTGCACAGGATATTATAGCTATTTCTGAATCATTTGGGGTAGAAGCCCAAATAGTGGGTAGGGTAGAGGCTTCGGACAGCAGATGCCTTACTATACAAAGTGAATATGGTACCTTTGAATATTAG
- the queA gene encoding tRNA preQ1(34) S-adenosylmethionine ribosyltransferase-isomerase QueA, translating into MKLSNFNFDLPKELLAEYPSENRDEARLMVIHRKTGEIEHKLFKDVINYFDDGDVFVINNTKVFPARLYGNKEKTRAKIEVFLLRELSAEQRLWDVLVDPARKIRIGNKLYFGDGDLVAEVIDNTTSRGRTLRFLYDGTYEEFRQRLVELGQTPLPKYISRPVEPEDEERYQTIYAKHEGAVAAPTAGLHFSKHLMKRLEIKGITFAEVTLHVGLGTFNPVEVEDLSKHKMDSEEIHIPVDQAQIINTAKEKKKRVCAVGTTVMRVMESSVSSEGYLNPFDGWTNKFIFPPYDFSVANAMITNFHTPKSTLLMMVSAFVGHDLIMRAYKEAVEQKYKFYSYGDAMLIL; encoded by the coding sequence ATGAAACTTTCAAACTTCAATTTTGACCTACCCAAAGAGCTATTGGCAGAATACCCAAGTGAAAACCGTGACGAAGCACGCTTAATGGTGATACATCGTAAAACAGGTGAGATAGAACACAAGTTATTTAAAGATGTTATTAACTATTTTGATGATGGTGATGTTTTTGTGATTAACAATACCAAAGTATTTCCTGCACGATTATATGGCAATAAAGAAAAAACAAGAGCTAAAATAGAAGTATTTTTGTTGCGAGAACTTAGTGCGGAACAACGTTTGTGGGATGTGCTTGTAGATCCAGCTCGTAAAATACGTATAGGTAATAAACTTTATTTTGGTGATGGTGATTTAGTAGCTGAAGTGATTGATAATACTACCTCACGTGGACGTACACTTCGCTTTTTGTATGATGGTACTTATGAAGAGTTTCGCCAACGATTGGTTGAATTAGGACAAACACCTTTGCCTAAGTATATCTCTCGTCCTGTGGAACCTGAAGATGAGGAACGCTATCAAACTATTTATGCTAAGCATGAAGGTGCCGTAGCAGCTCCTACAGCAGGGTTACACTTTTCAAAACACTTAATGAAACGCTTGGAAATTAAAGGAATTACTTTTGCTGAAGTAACTTTACACGTAGGTTTAGGAACTTTTAACCCTGTAGAGGTAGAAGACTTATCTAAACACAAAATGGATAGTGAAGAAATTCATATTCCTGTTGATCAAGCGCAGATAATAAATACAGCCAAGGAAAAGAAGAAAAGAGTTTGTGCAGTAGGTACTACAGTAATGCGTGTGATGGAAAGTTCAGTATCATCTGAAGGTTATCTCAATCCGTTTGATGGATGGACAAATAAATTCATTTTTCCTCCGTATGATTTTAGTGTAGCTAATGCAATGATTACTAATTTTCATACTCCTAAATCAACCTTATTGATGATGGTATCTGCATTTGTGGGACATGATCTTATTATGCGAGCTTACAAAGAGGCGGTAGAACAAAAGTACAAGTTCTATTCCTATGGTGATGCGATGTTAATTTTGTAA
- a CDS encoding phosphoribosyltransferase family protein: protein MTQILNHTDIQNKIRRIAYQIYENHLAEKEIVLAGIVGNGYILAEKLNEVLAAIAPLKVTLCKVMMNKKNPLEGITTSEPADAYINKAVILVDDVLNSGITLIYGVKHFLEVPLKSLTTAVLVNRNHKKYPIKADFKGISLSTSLQEHVAIAFDEGDYKAYLQ from the coding sequence ATGACACAAATTTTAAATCATACTGATATTCAGAATAAAATAAGACGCATTGCTTATCAAATATATGAAAATCATCTTGCTGAAAAAGAGATTGTTTTAGCAGGGATTGTAGGTAATGGTTATATTCTTGCTGAAAAACTTAATGAAGTATTAGCCGCTATTGCCCCTCTAAAAGTAACTCTTTGTAAAGTTATGATGAACAAGAAAAATCCTTTAGAAGGTATTACTACTTCAGAACCTGCAGATGCTTATATAAATAAGGCTGTTATATTAGTAGATGATGTGCTAAACTCTGGTATTACCCTTATTTATGGTGTGAAACACTTTTTAGAGGTTCCTTTAAAAAGTCTTACTACAGCAGTATTAGTGAATCGGAATCACAAAAAATATCCTATTAAAGCTGATTTTAAAGGGATATCACTTTCTACTTCTTTACAGGAACATGTAGCTATAGCTTTTGATGAAGGTGATTATAAAGCATACTTACAATAA
- a CDS encoding DUF349 domain-containing protein, with protein MSEEKNTLPIEENIFEEVSSVNYETMSLETLTNELRNLLQTDKIQTIRKPVEAIREEFDRKYEALLEEKKEEYIAEGGLEYEFEYESPLYKEFYVLFSQYRDKRNQYHKEIEKAHKENLEKRKTIIEELKNLINTEEHIGTTFKQFQQLQERWRKAGAVANTDYEDLWNTYRHHVENFYDYIHLSKDLRDIDFKRNLEEKQKIIQRAEELARDNVDALIASRELQVLHRVWKEEIGPVDKEYREPIWQRFSELTKQIHDKRQYYLKNLDKVYEENANKKQDIIRQIIAITEKEATSHNVWKQLSDQVDELRQAFINIGKVSQQQSDEIWKSFNVALRTFNKKKNQFYKDLKKEQQENLTKKLALVEIAKANQNSTDWEATTVLMKNIQKEWKEIGSVPLRNTEKIWKEFKKACDTYFNSFAEAKKIKKNKENDVLEQKKEFLDKLKEYKLSDDREKELENLQHFVHQWNDLDTKGHSKKTIDIKFHKIIDALYKKLNFGKQEIEIIKYNNKLERLMNDDDENSLNNEVQFVKRRIDEIKLEVLQLENNLAFFANIDEKNPLVRDVIKNINHQKETLKTWENKLRELKQHLL; from the coding sequence ATGTCAGAGGAAAAAAATACTTTGCCCATTGAGGAAAACATTTTTGAAGAAGTTTCATCAGTAAATTATGAAACTATGTCATTAGAAACACTTACTAACGAATTAAGGAACTTACTTCAGACTGATAAAATACAAACTATCAGAAAACCTGTAGAAGCCATTCGTGAGGAATTTGATAGAAAATATGAGGCTTTACTCGAAGAAAAAAAAGAAGAGTATATAGCTGAAGGCGGTTTGGAGTATGAATTTGAGTATGAAAGTCCGCTTTATAAGGAATTTTATGTTCTTTTTAGTCAGTACCGCGATAAACGAAATCAGTATCATAAAGAGATAGAAAAAGCTCATAAAGAAAATCTTGAGAAACGCAAGACTATTATTGAAGAACTTAAAAATCTCATTAATACTGAAGAACATATAGGTACTACTTTTAAGCAATTTCAACAGTTGCAAGAACGTTGGCGCAAAGCAGGGGCAGTAGCTAATACTGATTATGAAGATTTATGGAATACTTATCGTCATCATGTTGAAAATTTCTATGATTACATTCATTTGAGCAAAGACCTACGAGATATAGACTTTAAGCGTAACTTAGAAGAGAAACAGAAAATCATACAACGAGCTGAAGAGCTTGCAAGAGATAATGTAGATGCTCTTATAGCCTCACGTGAACTACAAGTGTTACATAGAGTTTGGAAGGAGGAAATAGGGCCTGTAGATAAAGAATATAGGGAGCCTATTTGGCAACGTTTTAGTGAGCTTACTAAACAAATACATGACAAACGCCAGTACTACCTTAAAAACTTAGATAAAGTGTATGAGGAAAATGCAAATAAAAAACAAGATATTATAAGACAAATTATTGCTATTACTGAAAAAGAAGCTACTTCCCACAATGTTTGGAAACAATTATCAGACCAAGTTGATGAACTGCGACAAGCTTTTATTAATATAGGAAAGGTATCTCAACAACAATCAGATGAAATTTGGAAATCTTTTAACGTAGCTTTGCGTACTTTTAATAAGAAGAAAAACCAGTTCTATAAAGATCTCAAAAAAGAACAACAAGAAAATCTTACTAAAAAATTAGCTTTAGTAGAAATAGCAAAGGCAAATCAAAATAGTACTGATTGGGAAGCTACTACAGTATTAATGAAAAATATTCAGAAAGAGTGGAAAGAAATAGGTAGTGTACCATTAAGGAATACTGAAAAAATATGGAAAGAATTTAAAAAAGCTTGTGATACTTACTTTAATAGTTTTGCTGAGGCTAAGAAAATAAAGAAAAATAAGGAAAATGATGTTTTAGAGCAAAAGAAAGAGTTCTTAGATAAACTTAAAGAATATAAATTGAGTGATGACCGTGAAAAAGAGTTAGAAAATTTGCAACACTTTGTGCATCAATGGAATGATTTAGATACAAAGGGGCACTCCAAAAAGACTATAGATATTAAGTTTCATAAGATTATAGATGCTCTTTACAAGAAACTCAATTTTGGCAAACAAGAAATTGAAATTATCAAATATAATAATAAGTTAGAACGCCTTATGAATGATGATGATGAAAATTCTCTGAATAATGAGGTGCAATTTGTAAAACGCCGTATTGATGAAATAAAATTGGAAGTGTTACAGTTAGAGAATAATTTAGCTTTTTTTGCTAATATAGATGAAAAAAATCCATTAGTACGTGATGTGATTAAAAATATCAATCATCAAAAAGAAACTCTTAAAACTTGGGAAAATAAACTTCGTGAGCTGAAACAACACTTGTTATGA